A DNA window from Choristoneura fumiferana chromosome 2, NRCan_CFum_1, whole genome shotgun sequence contains the following coding sequences:
- the LOC141442546 gene encoding cysteine--tRNA ligase, cytoplasmic-like, which produces MSQEFFLTVKDALRAGYDEGCGGEWRDEERALAGKLSATKEQVHAALCDNIDTRGALDALRELVAACHVFLRGAAPRAAPLLARAARFVTDVLHVFGAVGGPRGGIGFPVDDAGVNLEEAVMPYLEALSSFRARVRDAARTAKAGDVLALCDTLRDVDLPELGVRLEDKPDRTVVKLVSKEELIREKEEKKRLEAEKLKKKQELAEAQRLKDEQKKIPPGELFRKETDKYSKFDDKGLPTHDHEGKEISKGLVKKLQKLQQAQEKKYNEYLASVKTS; this is translated from the exons ATGTCGCAGGAATTCTTCTTGACGGTGAAGGACGCCCTCCGCGCCGGCTACGACGAGGGCTGCGGCGGCGAGTGGCGCGACGAGGAGCGCGCGCTCGCAGGGAAACTGTCTGCTACCAAGGAACAAGTGCACGCTGCTCTGTGCG ATAACATCGACACGCGGGGTGCGCTGGACGCGCTGCGCGAGCTGGTGGCGGCGTGCCACGTGTTCCTGCGCGGGGCGGCGCCGCGGGCCGCGCCGCTGCTGGCCCGCGCCGCGCGTTTCGTCACCGACGTGCTACACGTGTTCGGGGCCGTCGGAGGCCCGCGCGGCGGCATCGGCTTCCCCGTCGACGACGCCGGCGTCAAC CTAGAAGAGGCGGTGATGCCGTACCTAGAAGCGCTGAGCTCTTTCCGCGCTCGCGTGCGGGACGCGGCTCGCACGGCCAAAGCCGGGGATGTGCTGGCTCTCTGCGACACGCTGCGAGACGTCGACCTTCCCGAGCTGGGAGTCCGACTGGAAGACAAGCCTG ATCGCACAGTGGTGAAACTCGTGAGCAAAGAAGAATTGATAAGAGAAAAAGAAGAGAAGAAACGGCTGGAAGCGGAGAAGTTAAAGAAGAAACAGGAGCTGGCCGAAGCTCAGCGGCTCAAAGACGAACAGAAGAAGATTCCTCCAGGAGAGCTGTTCCGAAAGGAGACCGATAAATACTCCAAGTTTGATGATAAG GGTCTTCCAACTCACGACCACGAAGGCAAGGAAATAAGTAAAGGGCTTGTCAAAAAACTGCAAAAGTTACAACAGGcacaggaaaaaaaatacaacgagTACTTGGCTTCTGTTAAAACTTCCTAA